From a region of the Luteitalea sp. genome:
- a CDS encoding zinc-binding dehydrogenase, translating to MANQSMKVWQISKFGLDALEQLERTVPQPGPNEILVKIAAVSLNYRDKLVVEGTYNASFLLPLVPASDAAGTVVALGPGVTRVRMGDRVIGLFYPKWFDGDVRAAQHDDTLGGPLPGMLAEYVVFHEQAVVAAPSYLDDREASTLPIAALTAWTALFEHAHVGPGQTVLVEGTGGVSVFGLQLASAAGARVIVTSSRDEKLARAKALGAWETINYTSHPHWDERAIELTSGRGVDLVLEVFGGDNVQRAAHALARGGTIALIGLLQDVSARLDIVPFMVNMRTLRGVSVGNRRQIEAMNRALDRIQLRPVIDTVYPFAETPAAFEHVSRGAFGKVVIALA from the coding sequence ATGGCGAACCAATCGATGAAAGTCTGGCAGATTTCGAAATTCGGACTCGACGCGCTCGAGCAGCTCGAACGGACGGTCCCGCAGCCCGGCCCGAACGAGATCTTGGTCAAGATTGCGGCCGTGTCCCTCAACTATCGCGACAAGCTGGTCGTCGAGGGCACGTACAACGCGTCGTTTCTCCTGCCGTTGGTTCCCGCGTCGGACGCGGCAGGAACCGTGGTGGCCCTCGGCCCGGGCGTGACGCGCGTCCGCATGGGCGATCGGGTCATCGGACTCTTCTATCCGAAGTGGTTCGACGGCGATGTGCGGGCGGCGCAACACGACGACACGCTGGGAGGGCCGCTGCCGGGCATGCTGGCGGAATATGTTGTGTTCCACGAGCAGGCCGTCGTGGCCGCGCCATCGTATCTCGACGACCGTGAAGCCTCCACGCTGCCGATTGCGGCGCTGACGGCGTGGACCGCGCTCTTCGAGCACGCCCACGTCGGGCCAGGGCAGACGGTGCTCGTCGAGGGCACCGGTGGCGTGTCGGTGTTCGGCCTGCAACTCGCGTCCGCGGCCGGGGCGCGGGTCATCGTCACATCGAGCCGCGACGAGAAGCTCGCGCGGGCGAAGGCGCTCGGCGCCTGGGAGACCATCAACTACACGAGCCACCCACACTGGGATGAGCGCGCCATCGAGCTCACGTCGGGCCGCGGCGTCGACCTCGTGCTGGAAGTGTTCGGCGGCGACAACGTGCAGCGCGCCGCGCACGCGCTCGCACGCGGTGGGACGATCGCCCTGATCGGCCTGCTCCAGGACGTTTCCGCGCGCTTGGACATCGTCCCGTTCATGGTGAACATGCGTACCCTGCGCGGTGTTTCGGTGGGTAACCGCCGTCAGATCGAGGCGATGAACCGCGCCCTGGACAGGATTCAGCTCCGGCCGGTGATCGACACAGTGTATCCGTTTGCGGAGACGCCGGCGGCATTCGAGCATGTGAGCCGCGGAGCGTTCGGCAAGGTGGTGATCGCGCTGGCGTAA